CAGGCATTCGGCGAAAGCAGCCGCCAGGTCACTTACGGCCAGCGCTCGGCGGATAACCGTTTGGTGTTCGGCGCCCGCGGCGGCTATCAGTTTGCCGGCAAGTTGCGGCACAACTTCGACCTGACCGACAGCGAAGTCGAACTGCGCCGCTACCTGTTCGGTGAACTGTTCCCACAGCTCAAGCAGGTGCGGATCACCCACGCCTGGGGCGGCAACCTCGGCATGTCCCGGCGCTTCAAGCCGCACATGCTGTGCGATCACGCGGCGGGTATCGCCCTGGCCGGTGGTTACGGCGGCGAGGGCGTCGGGGCCAGCAACCTGGGTGGCCGCACCCTGGCGGACTTGATCCTGGGGCGCGACACGGCGCTGGTCCGGCAGCCGTGGGTAATCCAGCCGGGCCGGCTGGACGGGCTCAAGGCCTGGGAGCCGGAACCCTGCCGCTGGCTGGGCTACAACGCGATCATTCGCAGCTTTGTCCACGAAGACCAGGTGCTGGCCAACCCCAATACCGCGCCGTGGCGCCGCAGGCTGGCCAGTGGGGTTGCCGGGTTCATGGAAGGTTTCATGCATTAAGTCGTTTCAATCATCACAGGTATGAACATGAGCATTACCCAGTTCAAAGACACACTCAGCGCCCATTTGCCGGACTCTTCCCCGGTTGCCGTGCCGTTGGGCACGCCGGTAGCGGTGGCCTCGACCTTGAGCGTGGAGCGCAGCGACGGGGTCGAAACCGGCATCTGGGAATGCACGCCGGGGCGCTGGCGCCGGCAGATCGTAGCCCAGGAGTTTTGCCACTTTATCCAGGGACGTTGCACCTTCACCCCCGACAACGGGGAAATGCTCCATATAGAAGCCGGTGATGCACTGATGTTGCCGGCCAACAGCACCGGTATCTGGGACATCCAGGAAACCGTGCGCAAGACCTATGTATTGATCCTCTGATTCTTTGATCTTTGATCGCCTGCCATAAAAACAGCCCTAAAACCGCCAGGAAATCGAACCATGAGACCCATTGCCCTGTTGCCGCTGGTATTCGTCGCCACCCTCAGCCAAGCCGCCGAGACGGTAAAGATCTACAACTGGTCGGATTACATCGCCCCCGACACCACCAAGAACTTCCAGAAAGAAACCGGCATCAGTTTTACCTACGACGTGTACGACAGCAACGAAACCCTCGACGGCAAGTTGATGACCGGCAAATCCGGCTACGACGTGGTGTTCCCCTCCAACCATTTCATGGCCCGGCAGATCCAGGGCGGGGCACTGAAGAAGCTCGACAAGAGCCAGTTGCCCAACTGGAAGAACCTCAACCCGGTGCTGCTCAAGGCGTTGGAAAACAACGACCCTGGCAACGCCCACGGCTTCCCGTACCTGTGGGGCAGCACCGGCATCGGCTACAACATCGACAAGGTCAAGGCCGTATTGGGGGACAACGCCCCGGTGGATTCCTGGGACCTGATCTTCAAGCCCGAGAACATGCAAAAGCTGCAGAAATGTGGCGTGGCAATCCTCGACAACGGCCCGGAACTGCTGCCGGCGGCGCTCAACTACCTGGGCTTGCCGCACCACAGCAAAAAGCCTGAAGACTACAAGAAAGCCGAGGACCTGCTGATGAAAGTGCGGCCGTACGTCGCGTACTTTCATTCCTCCAAATACACCGCCGACCTGGCCAATGGCGACATCTGCGTGGCGGTGGGCTTCTCCGGCGACATCCTGCAGGCCGAAAGCCGTGCCAAGGAAGCCAAGAACGGCGTGAACATCGGCTACAACATTCCCAAGGAAGGCGCCGCCATCTGGTTCGACATGGTCGCCATGCCCGCCGATGCTCCGGATGAAAAAGCCGGTTATGCGTTCATGAACTACCTGCTGCGCCCGGAAGTGATGGCCAGCATTACCAACTACGTGCATTACGCCAACGGCAATGCTGCAGCGGACAGCCTGGTGGACCCGGCGATCAAGAGCGACACCAAGGTGTACCCAAGCCCGGAAATGATGGGCAAGTTGTTCGCGCTGGAGGCGATGCCGCTGAACATCGACCGGATTCGTACACGGGTGTGGAACACCATTCGTACCGGGCGTTGACTGGCAATATTTGGTCGCTCATCAATGACTGCTTTTAGGTCCTGCGCCTTCTAAATTCCTCGCCTCCTAATGTTGATTTGGAGGCAAGGAGTGCCTGTATCAAACAAGTCTGGACGATTGCGGATTGGAAGGGCCTCAGAGGTTGGTGGGGTGTACCTGTTGACCGCTGTGGTCGACCGGCGTTTGCCGATCTTCAGTGATTGGCGGCTCGGGCGGCTGCTCGTAAAGGAGTTTCGGCAGGCGCATGAGGATCAGTGGGCGAACTCACTCGCGTTTGTGGTGATGCCGGATCATCTTCACTGGTTGGTTCAACTGCGTGACAAGTCGTTGGCCGAGTTGATGTGCCGAATAAAATCGCGCAGCAGTTTGACGGTCAATCGTGCGCTTGGGCGCAGGGGCCGGCTTTGGCAGAAGGGGTATCACGATAGGGGTGTTCGGCGTGAGGAGGATCTGAAGGACTTTGCCCGTTACGTGGTGTGTAACCCGATTCGCGCGGGGTTGGTGAGGCGCGTGCATGATTATCCGCTTTGGGATGTTTGGTGGCTTTGAGGGCCTCACGCAGCCTCGCTAAGGCTCGACAGCTGCTACGTCGTGAGGTGGGGGCGTGGTTCGCTTTGGGATGTTTGGTGGCTTTGAGGGCCTCACGCAGCCTCGCTAAGGCTCGACAGCTGCTACGTCGTGAGGTGGGGGCGTGGTTCGCTTTGGGATGTTTGGTGGCTTTGAGGGCCTCACGCAGCCTCGCTAAGGCTCGACAGCTGCTACGTCGTGAGGTGGGGGGAGTGATTCGCTTTGGGATGTTTGGTGGCTTTGAGGGCCTCACGCAGCCTCGCTAAGGCTCGACAGCTGCTACGGGTGATGTGAAATACCCCAAACTTACCCCGTAGCAGCTGTCGAGCCTTAGCGAGGCTGCGTAGCCACACCGCGGAATTAAGGATTCTCCAGGTCATGCCCCAACGACTGGATAAACAATGAAAACAGTTCCGGCTGCGACGAGATATCCAGCTTGGCATACAGGTGCCGACGATGAACCTTGACCGTATCCGGCGAGATACTCAGCCGTTCGGCCATGGCTTTTGACGAAAACCCACGCAGCACCAACCGGGCAATTTCCAACTCCCGCTCCGACAACACCCCACAGCCAAAATGACTCAACGCATCGCGAATCTGGCTGGCCATTTCCACGGGTGCCGTCACGCGCTGGGTACTTTGCTGCCAATGCTGCTGCATCAACGGCAACACCCAGGCCGCCAGCGTGGTCATCAGCCCGGATTGTTCACTGGTAAACAAACGCTGCATCCCCAACGACAGCGATAACGTCCCCGCACCCGGCAGTTGCAGGATGAACTGCACCTCGTCTTCCAGCACATTGTCGTGGAAGTAATTGAGGAAGTACTCACTCTGGCGAAAGTGGTCCGGGGCAACTTCTTCAAGGCGGTACACACCACTGGCATAGCCCTCGCGACACGCCTGGAAAAACGGGTCCAGCAAGTACAAACCATTGAGGTACACCAGCATCGAGGCCGGTTTGCTGCTCGGTTGAGCGTCGTATTCTTCCAGCGCCTGGGGCGGCCCATCGGTGGGGTAGAAAATCGCCAGGGCATTGTCGAAAGGCACGCATTGGTGCAACAACAGCACCAGTTGCTTCCAGAAACGCTCGGTGCCGATCTGCTCTACGGTACGGCCCAGCCCCGCGTGCATGCCGACTTCCCTGAACAGGCTCATGTGCAGCTCCACGCATAGGATAATGGCGCAAGGGTTCGACTTTTGCCCGGTGCCGTCAAGGGGAGTACTCCAATAGGGGCATTGGCCTATCTATACAGAATGTTTAAGTTTGCCGTCAGTCAGTGGGGAACATACCCCGCGCCGCTTCACCTTTTCGTTTCTGCCTCAAACCAAGAACAATCAAGAGGATAACGATATGAGTGCTCCTTCCACGCCCGACGGCGTGCTTAAACCCACCCTGAGCGTGTTCGACGTGGTGGCCATCACCGTCTCGGCGGTGACCCCGGCCAGTTCTGTGTTCGTGATCGCACCGTTTGCCATTCAACAAGCCGGCAGCGGGGTGTTCCTGGCCTTTGTGATGGCGGCCTTACTCGCCCTGATGTTCGCCTTTTGCTACGCCGAGCTCGGCCGCGCCCACAACAGCGCCGGCGGCGAGTACGTGTACGCCAAGCGGGTGTTCGGCGGCATGGCCGGTTACGCGACGTTCCTCACGGTATTGGTGATGTTGCTGTTTATCCCGCCGGTGTTGGCCACCGGGGCGGCGACTTACCTGAATAACGCCCTGGGTACAAAATTCGACTCACAAACCGTCGCGCTGGTCATCGTGGTGTGCAGCTACGCGCTGGGCATCCTCAATATCAAGCTGAATGCCTGGATCACCGGCACCTGCCTGCTGCTGGAAGTGGCGGCGTTGCTGGTGATCGTGTTTATCGGCTTCGGCAACCCGGTGCAGCCGGTCAGTGTGCTGTTGCAACCGCAGATCGTCGAGAACGGTGTGCTGCACCTGGCGCCCTGGGCCTTGGTGATCGGTGCGGTGGGCATTGGCTTGTTCTCGTTCAATGGCTACGGCCCGGCGGTATTGCTGGCCGAAGACATGAAGTGCGGCGGCAAGGGCGTGCACAAGGCGGTGTTGTGGTCCCTGGGCCTGGTGGTGGTGATCGAGCTCGTACCGATCACCGCATTGTTGATCGGTGCGCCATCCCTCAGCGCGATGATCAGCAGCCCCGACCCAATCGGCTACCTGCTGACCAGCCACGGCAATGAAACCCTGTCGCGGCTGGTAAGCGCCGGGATCTTCCTGTCGGTGTTCAACGCCATCGTCGCCATCGTCATCCAGATTGGCCGGGTGGTGTTCAGCAGCGGCCGCGATGCGCTGTGGACGCCCACCATCAACAAACTGTTTACCCGGATTCATCCGCGCTGGGACTCCCCGTGGTTGGCTACGCTGTTCCTGGCGATCCCTTCGGCGTTGCTCAGTTTCAGCTCCAACCTGGCAGACCTGACATCTTTCAGCGTGCTGCTGATCATGCTGGTGTACCTGATCGTCGCGTTGAGCGCGTTGATGAGCCGGGTATTGCTGCGTGACCGCGAGCACCCGTATCGCATGCCGTTGTGGCCGGTGCCGGCGTTGCTGGCGGTACTGGGCGCCGGTTACCTGTTGGTCACCCTGGCGCTGGCCGCCTCGGTTCGGGACATCATGATTATCATCGGCCTGCTGGCACTGTCGGTGATCCTGTATTGCATCAGTGGCCGGTTGAGTCCGGCGTTTCAGAAATTGTAAGGAGTGGTTATGCGCGCACGGCAATTGGGCATCACATTGGGACTGGGCACACCCGGTGAGTTGAATGCCATCACCGACGTTCCAGGGGTGCGGGTTGGCCACAGCACAATCAACACCCGCATCAATGGCAAACAGGTGCGTACCGGCGTCACGGCGATCCAGCCGCGGGCCGGTACCGCGCGGTACCAGCCGTGCTTTGCCGGCTATCACGTGCTCAACGGCAATGGTGATGCCACAGGGCTTGAGTGGATAAGCGAGTCGGGGTTGCTGACCACGCCGCTGGCAATCACCAATACCCACAGCATCGGGATTGTGCGCGACACGCTGATTGCCCTGGAGCGCGAAAGCCTGGCAGACCCGGCGGTGTACTGGTGCATGCCGGTGGTGATGGAAACCTACGACGGCTTGCTTAACGATATCTGGGGCCAGCACGTCGGCCCGGAGCATGTGCGCGAGGCGCTGGCCAACGCGCAATCCGGCCCGGTGGCGGAGGGCGCCGTGGGCGGCGGTACCGGGATGATCTGCCATGAGTTCAAGGGCGGCATCGGCACGGCGTCGCGGCGCTTGTCGGCGGAGCAGGGCGGCTGGACCGTCGGCGTGCTGGTGCAGGCCAACCATGGCAAACGCCAGGAATTGCGAGTGGATGGTTACCCGGTAGGTCGACAATTGATGGATATCCCGTCCCCGTTTGCCGCCCGTGGCACGCCCGGCATGGGCTCCATCGTGGTGATCATCGCCACCGATGCGCCGTTGCTGCCCCATCAATGCCAGCGTCTGGCGCAACGCGCTTCCATCGGCATTGCGCGCACAGGTGGCGGTACCGAGGACTCCAGCGGGGACCTGTTCCTGGCGTTCGCCACCGGCAATCAGGATTTACCCGTGGCCGATTACGGGCGCAAGGGCGTGCCCCTCAGCACGCACCTGCAGATGGTCAATAACGAGCATATTTCGCCGTTGTTCAGCGCGGCGGCGGAGGCAGTAGAGGAAGCGATCATTAATGCGATAGTGGCTGGGGAAGACATGGTCACCGACGACGGTGTGCGAGTGCCGGGACTGGATTCAAATACACTGATGCAGGCATTGCGCCATACCGGCTGGCGCAATCAATAAACACTTTAATGCTTGTCCCGGTAATACGGGACAAGTGCTTAGAATGATGGCCATTCAACACTTGGAATGACACCGTGACACTTTCTTAGTGCACCTCAACCAATAATTTGGATCCATTTTAACGAAAGGCCTTTAGGAGTATTTAATATTTAAATAGCTGGGTTTTTACAAAGCGCTATTTGCCAATGTTTGCAGGTTTTGTTCGTCCGCCTAACTTATGCCTTGGATAAAAACCGCTGGACGAATGATTTCAGGTTGTGTCAGTTTTCTTTCGCCTTCAAAAGGGGCGAGTGATCGGACTTACTCGCCAGAGTGGGTCCTGTCGGACAAAAACTGTTCCACTTGCAAACAAGGAAGTACGTTTATGTCAAAAGTAAAAGACAAAGCTATTGTATCGGCGGCTCAAGCAAGTACTGCCTATACGCAAATCGATAGCTTTAGCCATCAATATGACCGCGGCGGCAACCTCACGGTCAATGGCAAACCCTCCTACTCCGTTGACCAGGCAGCTACCCAGTTGCTGCGTGACGGCGCCGCCTACCGGGACTTCGACGGCAACGGCAAGATCGACCTGACCTACACCTTCCTGACCTCGGCCTCCTCGAGCACCATGAACAAACATGGTATCTCCGGGTTCAGCCAGTTCAACGCCCAGCAGAAAGCCCAGGCCGCACTGGCCATGCAATCCTGGTCGGACGTGGCGAATGTCACCTTTACCGAGAAGGCCAGCGGCGGCGATGCCCACATGACGTTCGGCAACTACAGCGGCGGCCAGGATGGCGCGGCGGCGTTCGCTTACCTGCCAGGCACCGGCGCTGGCTACGACGGCACCTCGTGGTACCTGACCAACAGCAGCTACACGCCGAACAAGACCCCGGACCTGAACAACTACGGCCGGCAGACCCTGACGCACGAGATCGGCCACACCCTGGGCCTGGCTCACCCTGGCGACTACAACGCCGGGAACGGCAACCCGACCTACAACGACGCGACCTATGGACAGGACACGCGCGGCTACAGCGTCATGAGTTACTGGAGCGAGAGCAACACCAACCAGAACTTCAGCAAAGGCGGGGTGGAGGCCTATGCGTCCGGCCCGCTGATCGACGACATCGCCGCGATCCAGAAGCTCTACGGCGCCAACTACAACACCCGCGCCGGCGACACCACCTACGGCTTCAACTCCAACACCGGGCGTGATTTCCTCAGCGCCACCTCATCGGCCGACAAGCTGGTGTTCTCGGTGTGGGACGGTGGCGGCAACGACACCCTGGATTTTTCCGGTTTTACCCAAAACCAGAAGATCAACCTCAATGAAGCCTCGTTCTCCGACGTGGGCGGCCTGGTGGGCAACGTTTCCATTGCCAAGGGCGTGACCGTCGAGAACGCGTTCGGCGGCTCGGGCAACGACCTGCTGATCGGTAACGCCGCTGCCAACGTCCTCAAGGGCGGTGCCGGCAACGACATCCTCTACGGCGGTGGCGGTGCAGACCAACTGTGGGGCGGTGCCGGCAACGACACCTTCGTGTTCGGTGCCAGTTCGGACTCCAGGCCCGGTGCGGCCGACAAGATCTTTGACTTCACCTCGGGTTCGGACAAGATCGACCTCACCGGCATCACCAAGGGTGCAGGCCTGACCTTCGTCAACGCGTTCACCGGTCACGCCGGCGACGCGGTGCTGTCCTACGCTTCGGGCACCAACCTGGGCACATTGGCAGTGGACTTCTCCGGGCACGGCGTGGCGGATTTCCTCGTCACCACCGTCGGCCAGGCAGCGGTCAGCGACATCGTGGCCTGATTAAGGCGTAAAGGAGGGTGGCGCGCACGCGCCGCCCTCTGCCCTTGCATCCACCCCCTGAACGGGCGAAGGTGATGACGCTATTTCGCAGTACAGTTGCCTGGTGTGTCCAGGCGTTGCTTATGTCGGCAGGAGCCACAGCAATGGCGAGCAGTCTGGTTTTACCCACGTCCGCGCAGTTGGCCGGGCATTGGGCGTTGCACCAGCAAGAACAGGTATGCGCGCTGGATTTGATTGAACAGGCCAACGCGTTGAAAGGCGATATCGAGTGCGCCAGACAATGGCTGGGTGAAGCCCCCGTTAGTTGGGCACCGACACCCGATGGTATTTGGTTGATGAATGCCGATGGCAGCGGAATAACCCATTTGAATCGCCAGAAAGAGGGCGAATATCAAGGCCGCACACACGCCGGCGCGGTATTGATATTGAAACGCGCCCCCCAATAGCTCGTTATAACGATATAACCCGATTTTAATGTTTGCCCGCCCCTGAATGGGGCGCCCGGCAAACTAGTGCGCGTCATTCGGCTCAGGGAAGATCAGGCAACATGGCGAAGACCACTCCCGCTGCACCATTGTTTAAAACGCTTGGCGACTACAAAAGTGTTTTGATCAGTATTGGCTGCTTCACGGCATTGATTAACGTGTTGATGTTGGTGCCGTCGATTTATATGTTGCAAGTCTACGACCGCGTGCTGTCTTCGCAGAACGAAACCACCTTGGTGATGTTGACGTTGATGGTGGTGGGGTTCTTTGCGTTTATCGGTGTGCTGGAAGTAATCCGCAGTTTTATCGTGATCCGCATCGGCAGCCAGTTGGAGCGGCGCTTCAACCTGCGGGTGTACAAGGCCGCTTTCGAACGCAACCTGCAACGGGGCGAAGGTCACGGCGGGCAATCGTTGGGGGATTTGACCCACATCCGCCAATTCATCACCGGGCCTGCGCTGTTCGCGTTTTTCGACGCGCCGTGGTTTCCGATTTATCTGTTTGTGATCTTTGTGTTTAACGTCTGGCTCGGCGTGTTGGCCAGCGCAGGGGCCGTGCTGCTGATCGGGCTGGCGTGCCTCAACGAATACCTGACCAAAAAGCCCTTGGGTGAAGCCAGCGGCTATTCCCAGCAGTCCACCCAACTGGCCACCAGCCATTTGCACAACGCCGAAACCATCCAGGCCATGGGCATGCTCGGTGCATTGCGCAAGCGCTGGTTCAAGGTGCATTCGCAGTTCCTGGGGTTACAGAACAAGGCCAGCGACACCGGTTCGATCATCAGTTCCTTGAGTAAATCCCTGCGCCTGTGCCTGCAATCGTTGGTGCTGGGCCTGGGCGCGTTGCTGGTGATCAAGGGCGACATGACGGCGGGGATGATGATCGCCGGCTCAATCCTGATGGGCCGGGTGTTGAGCCCCATCGACCAATTGATTGCCGTGTGGAAGCAATGGAGCTCGGCCAAGCTGGCCTACCAGCGCCTGGACAGCCTGATGCGTGAGTTCCCGCCGCAGGGCGAGCAGATGGCGTTGCCGGCGCCCAAGGGCCACGTGAGTTTCGAGCAGGTCAGTGCAGGGCCGCCGGGGCGGCGTGTGCCGACCTTGCATCAGGTCAGTTTCAACCTGGCTGGCGGTGAAGTGCTCGGTGTGCTGGGCGCGTCGGGCTCCGGCAAGTCGACCCTGGCCCGGGTGCTGGTGGGTGTTTGGCCAACCCTGGCCGGCACCGTGCGCCTGGATGGCGCCGACATCCACCGCTGGGACCGCGACGACCTCGGCCCGCATATCGGTTATCTGCCTCAGGACATCGAGCTGTTCAGCGGCAGCATCGCCGACAACATCGCACGCTTTCGCGAAGCCGACCCGCAGTGGGTGGTGCAGGCGGCCCAACAAGCCGGCGTGCACGAACTGATCCTGCGTTTGCCCCACGGCTACGACACCGTGCTCGGCGACGAAGGCAGCGGCCTGTCCGGTGGCCAGAAACAACGGGTGGCCCTGGCGCGCGCGCTGTACGGCGGGCCGCGCCTGATCGTGCTCGACGAGCCCAACTCCAACCTCGACACCGTGGGCGAGGCCGCCCTGGCCAGCGCGATCATGCAGATGAAGGCCCAGGGCAGCACGGTGGTGCTGGTGACTCACCGTTCCTCGGCCTTGGCCCAGGCCGACAAGCTGCTGGTGCTTAACGAAGGCCGCTTGCAGGCGTTTGGCCCAAGCCAGGATGTGCTGCGGGCACTTTCCGGCCAGCAGGAAGCACCGCGAGAAAAGGCCGGGGTCAGCCTCAGCTGTAGGAGCGAGCTCGCTCGCGAT
This genomic window from Pseudomonas sp. Bout1 contains:
- a CDS encoding cupin domain-containing protein, with protein sequence MSITQFKDTLSAHLPDSSPVAVPLGTPVAVASTLSVERSDGVETGIWECTPGRWRRQIVAQEFCHFIQGRCTFTPDNGEMLHIEAGDALMLPANSTGIWDIQETVRKTYVLIL
- a CDS encoding polyamine ABC transporter substrate-binding protein — translated: MRPIALLPLVFVATLSQAAETVKIYNWSDYIAPDTTKNFQKETGISFTYDVYDSNETLDGKLMTGKSGYDVVFPSNHFMARQIQGGALKKLDKSQLPNWKNLNPVLLKALENNDPGNAHGFPYLWGSTGIGYNIDKVKAVLGDNAPVDSWDLIFKPENMQKLQKCGVAILDNGPELLPAALNYLGLPHHSKKPEDYKKAEDLLMKVRPYVAYFHSSKYTADLANGDICVAVGFSGDILQAESRAKEAKNGVNIGYNIPKEGAAIWFDMVAMPADAPDEKAGYAFMNYLLRPEVMASITNYVHYANGNAAADSLVDPAIKSDTKVYPSPEMMGKLFALEAMPLNIDRIRTRVWNTIRTGR
- a CDS encoding REP-associated tyrosine transposase; the protein is MPVSNKSGRLRIGRASEVGGVYLLTAVVDRRLPIFSDWRLGRLLVKEFRQAHEDQWANSLAFVVMPDHLHWLVQLRDKSLAELMCRIKSRSSLTVNRALGRRGRLWQKGYHDRGVRREEDLKDFARYVVCNPIRAGLVRRVHDYPLWDVWWL
- a CDS encoding response regulator transcription factor, producing the protein MSLFREVGMHAGLGRTVEQIGTERFWKQLVLLLHQCVPFDNALAIFYPTDGPPQALEEYDAQPSSKPASMLVYLNGLYLLDPFFQACREGYASGVYRLEEVAPDHFRQSEYFLNYFHDNVLEDEVQFILQLPGAGTLSLSLGMQRLFTSEQSGLMTTLAAWVLPLMQQHWQQSTQRVTAPVEMASQIRDALSHFGCGVLSERELEIARLVLRGFSSKAMAERLSISPDTVKVHRRHLYAKLDISSQPELFSLFIQSLGHDLENP
- a CDS encoding APC family permease, encoding MSAPSTPDGVLKPTLSVFDVVAITVSAVTPASSVFVIAPFAIQQAGSGVFLAFVMAALLALMFAFCYAELGRAHNSAGGEYVYAKRVFGGMAGYATFLTVLVMLLFIPPVLATGAATYLNNALGTKFDSQTVALVIVVCSYALGILNIKLNAWITGTCLLLEVAALLVIVFIGFGNPVQPVSVLLQPQIVENGVLHLAPWALVIGAVGIGLFSFNGYGPAVLLAEDMKCGGKGVHKAVLWSLGLVVVIELVPITALLIGAPSLSAMISSPDPIGYLLTSHGNETLSRLVSAGIFLSVFNAIVAIVIQIGRVVFSSGRDALWTPTINKLFTRIHPRWDSPWLATLFLAIPSALLSFSSNLADLTSFSVLLIMLVYLIVALSALMSRVLLRDREHPYRMPLWPVPALLAVLGAGYLLVTLALAASVRDIMIIIGLLALSVILYCISGRLSPAFQKL
- a CDS encoding P1 family peptidase, whose product is MRARQLGITLGLGTPGELNAITDVPGVRVGHSTINTRINGKQVRTGVTAIQPRAGTARYQPCFAGYHVLNGNGDATGLEWISESGLLTTPLAITNTHSIGIVRDTLIALERESLADPAVYWCMPVVMETYDGLLNDIWGQHVGPEHVREALANAQSGPVAEGAVGGGTGMICHEFKGGIGTASRRLSAEQGGWTVGVLVQANHGKRQELRVDGYPVGRQLMDIPSPFAARGTPGMGSIVVIIATDAPLLPHQCQRLAQRASIGIARTGGGTEDSSGDLFLAFATGNQDLPVADYGRKGVPLSTHLQMVNNEHISPLFSAAAEAVEEAIINAIVAGEDMVTDDGVRVPGLDSNTLMQALRHTGWRNQ
- a CDS encoding serralysin family metalloprotease, with amino-acid sequence MSKVKDKAIVSAAQASTAYTQIDSFSHQYDRGGNLTVNGKPSYSVDQAATQLLRDGAAYRDFDGNGKIDLTYTFLTSASSSTMNKHGISGFSQFNAQQKAQAALAMQSWSDVANVTFTEKASGGDAHMTFGNYSGGQDGAAAFAYLPGTGAGYDGTSWYLTNSSYTPNKTPDLNNYGRQTLTHEIGHTLGLAHPGDYNAGNGNPTYNDATYGQDTRGYSVMSYWSESNTNQNFSKGGVEAYASGPLIDDIAAIQKLYGANYNTRAGDTTYGFNSNTGRDFLSATSSADKLVFSVWDGGGNDTLDFSGFTQNQKINLNEASFSDVGGLVGNVSIAKGVTVENAFGGSGNDLLIGNAAANVLKGGAGNDILYGGGGADQLWGGAGNDTFVFGASSDSRPGAADKIFDFTSGSDKIDLTGITKGAGLTFVNAFTGHAGDAVLSYASGTNLGTLAVDFSGHGVADFLVTTVGQAAVSDIVA
- a CDS encoding AprI/Inh family metalloprotease inhibitor, giving the protein MTLFRSTVAWCVQALLMSAGATAMASSLVLPTSAQLAGHWALHQQEQVCALDLIEQANALKGDIECARQWLGEAPVSWAPTPDGIWLMNADGSGITHLNRQKEGEYQGRTHAGAVLILKRAPQ
- a CDS encoding type I secretion system permease/ATPase, whose protein sequence is MAKTTPAAPLFKTLGDYKSVLISIGCFTALINVLMLVPSIYMLQVYDRVLSSQNETTLVMLTLMVVGFFAFIGVLEVIRSFIVIRIGSQLERRFNLRVYKAAFERNLQRGEGHGGQSLGDLTHIRQFITGPALFAFFDAPWFPIYLFVIFVFNVWLGVLASAGAVLLIGLACLNEYLTKKPLGEASGYSQQSTQLATSHLHNAETIQAMGMLGALRKRWFKVHSQFLGLQNKASDTGSIISSLSKSLRLCLQSLVLGLGALLVIKGDMTAGMMIAGSILMGRVLSPIDQLIAVWKQWSSAKLAYQRLDSLMREFPPQGEQMALPAPKGHVSFEQVSAGPPGRRVPTLHQVSFNLAGGEVLGVLGASGSGKSTLARVLVGVWPTLAGTVRLDGADIHRWDRDDLGPHIGYLPQDIELFSGSIADNIARFREADPQWVVQAAQQAGVHELILRLPHGYDTVLGDEGSGLSGGQKQRVALARALYGGPRLIVLDEPNSNLDTVGEAALASAIMQMKAQGSTVVLVTHRSSALAQADKLLVLNEGRLQAFGPSQDVLRALSGQQEAPREKAGVSLSCRSELARDGR